AACCGCTCCAACCTCTTCGGCTTCCTTAGATATTTCATCTAGATATTTGATCACTTCTTCCTTGTGCGGTGAAGTCACATTTATACCTTTAATATTCAGGCCTTTTATTCCTTCTACAGCATTTTTTACCTTTTCTGTTTTAACCAAAAAAGGTACATAACAATAGTTAAGTCCAAGGTATCTTATTGCTTCATTATGCATAACAGGTGACAAGGAATGAGATATGGGGTCTCCAATCACTCCCAAAGTTTTTGTATTACCATCAAACATTTATTTTGCCTCCTTTTATATATTTTGTAACCAATTACTTGTACAACATTATCCCATAAAGAAAAATATTGAAGCGGCTACAAAAATAATGAGCGCCACAATCCTGACAAAAATAAGATAAAGAAAGAATGGTTTTTTTCTACTCTTTCCTCTAATAGCTTTGACAAAATCATAAGGAAAAAGGACAGCAAAGCCGGTTAAAAACAGCACCCCTAATTTTAGAAGCCATAAAATAATAGTTAAAAATAAGTCCATCCTGGGCTTGTCCTCCTTTCATCAAAACAAAAGAAAGTGCAGGACCGCACTTTCAAAATAAGTTCCATACGTTGTCTTCTTTATTTGGAGTATGGACAAAATAAAGTTTCACCTTGATCGCTGATCCCTCTGGATAAAAACCTAAATCCTTTAACTCATATTCATTTAGATCTTTTCTTTTTTGCTTGACATCATTAACTATTTTCCTTAAGCGCTCTATAAACTTATTCTCATCTTCTAGAATCTCATTCTTTTCCCCGGATAGAGTTTCAACAATGGAAACCCCTTCATTCAAATAATCTACCTCCTAATTTTTTCACCTCATTATTTCCAGATTGTTTCATTTTTATTCAAAATATCAATTAAGGTTTTTCAAAAATTGTCTTTCTATCTTACGAACAAATCTTGTTCCAATAAATTCTTTTTCATCAATAGGTCTTATTAATATAGTAAACAACCCTACTCTATTGCCTCCTAGTACATCTGTAAACATCTGATCACCTACTACTGCCGCCTGCGAAGGTGAAAGCTTTAAAATTTCAAGCGCTTTTCTAAAAGCCTTCCTCCTGGGCTTTTTTGCTTTTGGAATGGCCGGAATATCAAAATTTCTAGCAAAATTATACACCCTGGAACTGCTGTTATTAGACACAACACATATATTAATATTATGTTTTTTGACTTCCTCAAACCAGTAACCCAGCTTTTTGCTTATTTCTTCTTCATTCCAGGCTACTAAGGTGTTATCTAAGTCTGTTATCAAACCTTTTATCCCATTTTTCTTTAACTTTTCAAAATCAATGTCATAAATTGAGTTTAGATAAAGGTCCGGATATAATCTCTTTAGCTTCAATGTTTATTATCACTCCCGAAAGATCCAATAGTTAGGTATATTATACCATTCCCAACCCCCCCTAAACAAAATTTAATTAAGTGGATAACCAGTTGTTTTGGAAAAATCCTTTGTGGCCAAAAATTCTTTAGAAACCTTTTTAATCACGCTTTTTTCTATTCTTGATACATAAGAACGTGATATCCCAAGCTCATCAGCAACCTCTTTTTGGGTTTTCTTGTCACCAGAATTAAGGCCATAGCGCCATTTAAGTACTTTCTGCTCTCTTTCTGATAATTTGTCAATTATATTATAAATTTTATCTTTATTAATAGAAAAAGATACTTTATCAATTACTTCATCGGTATTACTTCCCAATATATCAAACAAAGTTATTTCATTTCCTTCTTTGTCGGTACCTATTGGATCATAAAGATATGATTCGTTTTTGTTCTTTTTAATTGATCTTAAGTACATAAGTATTTCAGGACTTATTACATAACACTGCGGTATTAATTTCCAGTCCAGTGGTTTTATTAAATATTTTTTTATTATTAATGACGCAACCTACAAAAAAAAAGCCCACAATTGGGCTCTAAATTATTAGTAGCCATAAATCTCTACCTTGTAATTACCATAAACTACAACTTTTTTCACCAGTAACCTGGCTAGACTATTCCTTTCTTTGGAGGACAGTTTCTCAGGTTCTTTTTCGATATAATTTTGTATAATATTCCTATAAGAATTAACCCTTCTTCCTTTTCTATTTTCTTTCTCCTTGTAGTAAATATTACGTTTCACATCCTCAATTTGAGTTTTGATTTCATTTTCTTTTTCTTTTTCTTTTATAATTTCTTCTGCTATATCTTTATCATCAGTCTCTTTCAAAAAATTAATCAACTTGGTTTTATTTTTATTAATTCTCTTTAGACTTTTTTCAAGTTCTGCTAACTCTTTTTTTTGTTTTTCAAAGATACTGTTACTTTCTTCGTTAATCTTATCAATTATTATTTTAGGTTCATATAGAATATTTTTGATATATTTCCATACTTCATTATTTATCTTTTCCATATAGATTCTCCTGCCACAACGGTTTTTTGCTCCACTCCAATTATTCTTGCAATAATAGACATAAACTGTTCTACCCCAGTCTTTAGCTTTACTTCCATACATATTAACACCACAATTCCCACACTTTATAATACCGGAACACAAATATTTTCCCGCATTATTCTTACCATACTTTTTTCTGCTGTTTTTCAGTTTGCTGTCAACTATTTGTCTCCACTGTTTTGGAACAATATTAGGGCAACTAATAGGAATCCAATCATTCTTGTCTCTTTTTTTCATAGTTATCCTTTCACTAGTGTCCCTTTTTAATTTGCTTACTTTGACTCCTTCTGTATTCCATTTGTTTGCATAAAAAGTCCCAGTATAGGCTGTCTGTAATAAAATTTGCCTAACTACCTGCCTGTGCCAAATTTTTTTACCAGTCTTAGTGGATATACGCCTTCTGGTCAAATCTTTAGCAATACTATTAATACTTTCATTATAAAAGCAGTAGCGTTCCCATATTTCATATACTACCTGGGCTTCATTTTCGTTTACCTTCAAATTATGATTTTCCCTGTCATAATAATAACCATATATATTGTAGTCTCTCAAAATTTTCCCTTGTCTTGCCTTAGATCTTCTACCTCTTGACATATTAAAAAGTATCTTCTTTTTATCATATTCTGCAGTAGCTGATAAAATAAGGTCTATAAACTGTCCTTCAGGGCTATTTTCTCTTTTGATATTAACATACTGAAGATCCACATTATATTTATTAAATTCGTTAATTACATAAGCATATATAGCTGTATTTCTAGATAGCCTATCATTATTAAGAGCAATTACAATATCAATATGCCCATTTTTTGCATCTTCTAAAAGATTTTCTAGCCCCGGTCTCTCCAAAATTTCCCCTGATATCCCATCGTCAACATATTCAAAAACAGAACACTCATTATATAATTCTTTCGCTCTTTTTTTACATTCCTGTATTTGTTCTGGTATGGAATAGCCTTTTTCTACCTGCTCTTCCGTACTAACTCTAGAATAAATCCCAACTCTTTTTGTAGGGTTATAAGACATGCTATTATACGCCCTCATACTTCTTCTTTATTTTTTTGTTCATCCATAACTCGGATTATTTCTTTGGCAAGTAGGCTATATGCTTTCTCTAATCTTTCTTGTCTATCCTCATCAAAACTACCAGGTTCTATAATTATAATTTCCAAACATTATCCTCCCTGTCTTTTTTTATATCCCTATGTCAAAATTCGTCGAGGACAACACTTAAAAATGCAAAAAATTAAAATTAACAAAAAAGATTATTCTTGTATCCAAACCTTTTTTTGACATTAAATGTTATCTAATGGTATTATTGTCTAGTAATTTATATTTACGACCATATTACATCCAATTAATTTATAGTTTTTCCTTTAAGGATGGTGGTTTTTTATTAAAAGCAAAAGTTTTTTTAAAACAATTGGGTTTAAAATACCAGAAGAAGCTATTGAAAGAGATATACTCACTAACAATATTTTACACACTTCAATGGGGGTTGTTGAATTTTATGGACCAGTGGAAAAAGAATTTTTGGAAAACTGCACTATGAATGAAGGTTTAAGAAATTTTAGAAAGCCAACAAAACAACTCGAAGCTTTAAAATATATTTCTACGCTATCAGATGGATTAGTTTTTATAGCCTGCAACAGCAATGAAATTATTGGTTATGTGGCTTTTACCAAACCAGAATTTCCAAGATGGGCTAAAGCTGCAAAAGAAATACCTGAACTTATCGAACTAGGCGGTATTGAGGTATCTCTAGCTTACAGAGATGAAGGAATAGGTAAGGGAATTTTAAAGTGGACATTTAACAATTATGATTTTGAAGATAGAATTATTATAAGTATTGAAACTGTATGTAACTGGAATAGTAAAGATCCTGAGACTTCTGTATGGGAATATAGAAATATGGTAAGAAGTGTACTTGGCTCAATTGGTCTTGAACCTAGATCAACTGATGATCCAGAAATACGAAGTCACCCTGGCAATATATTATCAGCTAGAATAGGCAAACGCGTATCTGCCCAATCACAAAAAAAGTTCGAAAAATATTTAAAACTTAAACGCTAATTAATTACCATATTCTACCGCAATATTATGAAATAAGTATTTCATTCTCTATACACCTTGCGGCATAAGTTGCAAGCCTTGTGCCTTTTTTGTTGTTAAATGTGTCTATAGCCTTTATTAAGCCTATAGTACCAATAGATATCAAATCTTCTGTATCTTCTCCACTGTTCTCAAACTTTTTTGTCACATGTGCCACAAGCCTTAAATTTCTTTCAATCAACACTTCTTTTGCATATTCATCTCCATTAGCAAGGGCCTTTAAATATTTTTCTTCATCTTCTTTTGATAACGGCTTAGGAAAAGAATTATTTGTAATATAAGAAACAAAAAGTATTATTTCTCGAAACACATAGGCCACAGCTGGTAATATTGGAAACAAAAATAAACACCTCCATTAAACAGGTTACAATTATAATATGGGATATAAGTTACTTTTGTGCCTGTTTAAACATAAAAATTTTGATCTTATGTTGCATTATTATTATTTCTTTTGTAAACTGCCTGCATAGGAGGTGTTAAAATGAAAATCATAATGAAGCGCGACAATGAAATTAAAGAATTAGCAGGTAACAAGCGTGTTAAAGATATACTGAAAGAATTAGATGTCAACCCCGAATCTGTTCTGGTTATAAAAGACGGGGAAACTTTAACTCCTGATACCATAGTAAAAGATGATGAAGAAATAGAAATACTTTCTGTTGTTTCTGGGGGTTAATTAATTATGAAATGCCTTAAATGTGAAAACAAAGCTGTATTTGAAATAAGAAGGCACAGAGCAGCTTTTTGTAAAGAACATTATATTTTGCACATTCAAAACCAGGTAGCAAAAGCTATCAAAAAGTTCCGGATGTTTCCACCAAAAACAAAGCTTCTTATTGCAATTTCAGGTGGGAAAGATAGTTTGGCCCTTTGGGATATTTTGTTAGACCTTGGTTATAATGTGCATGGGCTATATATCGATCTTGGCATTGATGAGTATTCTAAAAGATCTAAAGAAAAATCAATAGATTTTAAAGAGTCAAGACAGGCTACTTTGCATACCATTTCTTTAGAAAAAATTTATGGCATAGGTATAGGAAATATTTCTAAAAAAACATCTAGAAAATTCTGTTCTATATGTGGAATAATAAAACGTTATATAATGAATAAAACAGCCCTTTTAGGTGATTATTATGCAGTAATTACAGGACATAACCTTGATGATGAAGCTGCAGCATTATTTGGTAACCTAATGGGCTGGCAGGTAGACTATCTAAGGCGCCAACATCCTAATATGCCTCCAAAGAAAGGGTTTGCAAGAAAAGTAAAACCACTTTGTAGATTAGGCGAAAGAGAGATGGCAGCCTATTGTGTACTAAAAAATATTGATTATATCATTGAAGAATGTCCTATGTCTAAAGGTGCTAGCAGTATAACCTATAAAGAAGCATTAAATACGCTAGAAGCTAAGTCACCAGGTATTAAAGATCATTTCTACCTGGGTTTTTTACGAGGCGGACAGGAATATTTCAAAGACACTAAAGATGAAAAGGAAGATGAAGAAGCTGAATTAAATCCCTGTGAGTTTTGTCATCAACCAACATATGCAGCGGGAAAGTGTAACTTTTGCAAACAAATGGAAAAGGCTAATATCGATCCGCTAAAAATACATGATGAAATAAAAAGTAAGGTGACAACATAAAAAAACATAAAATAAACAAACACCCGGTCATTTAAATGCCATCAAGCAGTGATGAATACGGGTGTTTGTTACTTAGTTTCCATTATCAAAAATGCCTTATTTCCTTTCTCGTTATAATAAAGAGAGTCACAAAGCATCTGAGTTAGTATTATACCCCTTCCTCTTTCACCACTATGCTCAAGGTCCAAAGGAGCAGTTTTTTTCTCTAGCCAGTCAAATCCTTTTCCTTCGTCTTCTACAATAGCAACTATATACTCACCAGTTATTATAATATCGATATATACTTTCTTTTTAGCATTTTCTTTGTTTCCATGTTCAATTGCGTTTGTAACTAATTCATATAAACCCTGGAAAGAAACATTTTCTTTACTAAATGCATTAATAATAGGGTAAACTTCCGAGCTAAGCTTATCTAGTTGACTTTTATCACTTTTAAATTCAAAAGAATATTCCTTTTTGTCACCTGATTCAAGCTGCATGATAACATAAGTTATATCGTCTTCACCTTGAAGTGAACCATTGTTAAATTTGCAAAAATCGTCATTTATTATATGCTTAAGTACTTCTGGAGGTAAGTTGCCTTTAGAATAAAATATTTCTTTAAGGTTTTCTTCATAGATACTCTTATTACCCTCCTGCTCGGCAATTCCGTCTGTAAAAAAAAGCACAGTAGAGCCTGGACTAAGTTTAATTGTACTAGGAGTAAAATCTACAAATTTAGCCGGAACTGCAGAAGATATTGGTAGTCCCTCATTATTAAGTGTAATAATTTCTCCGTTTCCTAACCTCACCAAAGGCGTAAATTGCATTCCTGTACCAGTATAACAAAGTTCAAAGGTATCAAGATCTAAAACAGCTAAAAAGATGCATAAAAAATAATCATATGGATAATTATCCTTACGATATTGCTTATTAATATGTTCTAATATTAATTTAGGATCAAGTTTATCGGGTTTAAAACTTATATAACTTTCTATCGTTTCTTTTACAAAAGTTGTGATTATTGTACCATCAAGGCCATGTCCTGAAACATCTGCAAGATATATTAAAAGCTTATTATTAACTTTTATAATATTATAAAAATCCCCGCCCAAACGCTGAGCAGGATAAAAGTGAGCTTCCAAGGAGACGCCTTCTATTTTAGGTATTTCTGACAAAAAAGTTCTTTCGTGAATTTTTTTAGCTCTTTTAAATTCAGTTTCAAGTTTCTCAGCATATTCTGAGAGTTTTAATTCTGCTTCTTTTCTTTCAGTGATATCCCTTGCAGTAGCCACAAATAACAATTCATTTGATTCACTAGTCATATCAGAAACATGTATAGAGACCTCCACAGGAAAAACGCTGCCATCTTTTCTAAGATGTTGAGTCTCAAAAGTTTCTGCGCATCCTACCCCCTGATATCCCTCTCTAATATCTATAGAACAATTCATTACTTCTTTAAATTTATCAATAATCTCCTCTTTTGACATATAAGGTTTTATGTCAAAAAACTTTAATGATAATAACTCCTCTTTCTCGTAACCAAGCTCAATACAAGCTGTTTTATTAACATCGATTAATCTAAAAGAAGGATAAGCAATTATAAAAATACTATCACCAGAACTATCAAGTGCATTACGAAATCTAATCAGGGATTTTTCAGTTCTCTTTCTTTCAGTAATATCAAAAATATATTCAATAATTTGAATTACTTTTCCATCTTCACCAAAAATAGGATACGCATGTACCTCTACAATGCATTGATTACCATTGTCATCATAATGAATATGTTCTACCGTTGTTGGCTGTTTAGTCTCTTTAATTATTTCAAGGGGGCATATTTCCTTTTTGCAAGGTTTGTTTCTACTATGTTTAAGTGCATAACAGGTAGTCTTCTCACCTTTAAATATACCTGATGCAGAATTTGCCTCTAGTATTGTATAATCCTCTACATTAATAATAAGAAAAGGATGATTAAAAGCTTCAATTGCATTTTTGAATAAATCTATTTCACTTGATTCTCTCATAATCTAAACTCCCCTTTTACTAAACGGATCAGTTATTTTGCTAAAATTTTATTATCTCTTAAAAAAGTCATCAAGTTCATCATAAATTACTTCCGGGACAAGTCCAATTCTCCAAATTGCTAAGCCTTTGAGGTTATAATCTCCAATCAAATCAAGCTTATAATTTAAGCTTTCGTCTGTTTTATAATATATATAATTTTCAATACCATCTTCTTCCCACCTAACATAATTAACTTTACTATCCTCATCCCATAATACATCAAAACCATCTATTTCTTCTTTTTTCTCATCAACTAAATCATAAACAGAATCTAGAAAAATGTGCCTTATTCTCCATGAGATCTCATCATCCTCTTTTAATTCTTTAACAATTTCTCTATCTTCGGTCTCTTCAAGGTTAATATCATTCTCATCTTCTACTTTTTCATTTATCACATTAGAATACTTAACAGCAGGAGTTCTAACCCCAAGAATAATTTTATCATTATCAATTAATTCAACACTCTTTTCTACAGCTTCTTTTACTTTCGGGTATGGAGCGCTAGCACCTGGAGTATTTATTTCGTTATAATCATAAGCCATTATCACAACTTGATCTGCTAGTTTTCCTAACTGTTCAAAATCGTAAGCATCACTGTATACACTATTTGGGGGATGAAGAGTAATAGTAAGAGATTTTTCTTCATCAAGACCTTCTTTTATCTCTTCTACAAAAGCTGTAAACTTATTTTGAACTTCAGTAACTTCATCTTCATCCGAAAAAAATCCAAGCCCCTCTAGGTCTAAATTAACTCCAGAATAATTTTCAGCTTCTAGGATAATCTGTTTGGCAGCCTCTTTTCTCTTTTCTTCTGAAAGAATTATTGAAGAAAGGTCTTTATCTTTAGTTTCCATTTTAAAAACCATCATTTCAACAGCTAAATTATATTCTTCATCAAAAGCATATTCTAAAACTCTTTCATACCCACCTGGCCTACTAAATCCATAATTTCCATCAGTCACTAGATTTCCTTCTTTATCAAGCTCATACCATCCAACCCCAATGGTATCATATGTATCAAGCCTGTGATTTTCCCCTAGCTCTGGATAATCTTCGCCAAACAATTCATTCCAGCTTCCACCAAGAGCATAAAATCCATATACCTCACCTTCTACCCCTACTTTTTCATCCGCTATAGGCGATAGATAAACAATACCGTCCTCATACTCCACATTCATATTAAAGCTCTCTGCAAAAAACCTTAAAGGAACCATAGTTCTATCATCAATAATTCTTGCATGCTCGTCCTCGTCTAACAATTTTTCCTGTCTATTAAGAATTACATTCGGGTTATCAATCTCCATAACAAGTTTCAACTCATCTTTAACTGCCTCAACCTTTCGTTCTTCACCCTTCCATTCAACTTCTGTATCAGTAAGTTCTGCAACTTTTCTAAAAGGCAAAAAAGTCCGGTCATTTATCAGCTTTGGTTTCACATCATCAAATACTACTTTTTGATCAGAAAGGTATACATCAGGTCCAGGCATTACTTCATTATTAACAGCAAAAACATTCTCTGGCATAAGCCCAAAAAAATTTATAGATAAAATCAGCAGTATCAAAATTTTTATACTCCTACGATAAACAAACATTTTACTCACCTCATTTGATTGATTAAGAACCTTGACATGCCCTATTAAAAAATCCATTGTAAAAATCATTTAGTTCTTTATCGTAACGACTAACAGGCTTGTCCATCCCCCTTGCTCTAATTACTTCTTTTTTTGAATGTCCTAAATTCAGGCAAAAGCAATACAATAACAGTATATATTTCAAGCCTTCCAACAACCATCAATATTGAAAGAAGCATTTTCGCCCATGATGGGAAGAATGCGTAGTTTTCAGTAGGTCCTACCATGCCAAGTCCGGGACCAACATTGCCTATATTAGCCGCGACAGCAGACAAAGCTGTAGTAAAATCTACTTTTGTTAGAGATATAAGTAATGATGATACTACAAAAATCAAAATATATAAAATAACATATCCAAGAATACCTGAAACAATTTCCTCTTTTATCACCTTTCCTTTTAACCTTATTGGCAAAACTGCATTCGGATGAATTAGCTTATATATCTCTCTAATACTGTGCTTAAATAATGTCAAAATCCTTATTTGTTTAATAGATCCAGAAGTAGATCCTCCACAACCTCCCAAAAACATCAGTAAGAAAAGCATTACTCTCATAAAAGGAGCCCATATATCATAATCAGCTGTAGCAAATCCTGTTGTTGTAACCATAGTAACAACTTGAAAAGACCCATACCTAAATGCCTGTAAAACCTCCTGATATTCCTCTATGTATAAGTAAAACGATGCAATCAATATAAGTGCAAATAATCCCATTAGATAAAATCTGAACTCTTCATTTCTTAGAAAACTTTTGTAATTTCCCCTTACCATA
The Natranaerofaba carboxydovora genome window above contains:
- a CDS encoding GNAT family N-acetyltransferase, which produces MNEGLRNFRKPTKQLEALKYISTLSDGLVFIACNSNEIIGYVAFTKPEFPRWAKAAKEIPELIELGGIEVSLAYRDEGIGKGILKWTFNNYDFEDRIIISIETVCNWNSKDPETSVWEYRNMVRSVLGSIGLEPRSTDDPEIRSHPGNILSARIGKRVSAQSQKKFEKYLKLKR
- a CDS encoding stalk domain-containing protein, which produces MILLILSINFFGLMPENVFAVNNEVMPGPDVYLSDQKVVFDDVKPKLINDRTFLPFRKVAELTDTEVEWKGEERKVEAVKDELKLVMEIDNPNVILNRQEKLLDEDEHARIIDDRTMVPLRFFAESFNMNVEYEDGIVYLSPIADEKVGVEGEVYGFYALGGSWNELFGEDYPELGENHRLDTYDTIGVGWYELDKEGNLVTDGNYGFSRPGGYERVLEYAFDEEYNLAVEMMVFKMETKDKDLSSIILSEEKRKEAAKQIILEAENYSGVNLDLEGLGFFSDEDEVTEVQNKFTAFVEEIKEGLDEEKSLTITLHPPNSVYSDAYDFEQLGKLADQVVIMAYDYNEINTPGASAPYPKVKEAVEKSVELIDNDKIILGVRTPAVKYSNVINEKVEDENDINLEETEDREIVKELKEDDEISWRIRHIFLDSVYDLVDEKKEEIDGFDVLWDEDSKVNYVRWEEDGIENYIYYKTDESLNYKLDLIGDYNLKGLAIWRIGLVPEVIYDELDDFFKR
- a CDS encoding sigma-70 family RNA polymerase sigma factor, which encodes MIKKYLIKPLDWKLIPQCYVISPEILMYLRSIKKNKNESYLYDPIGTDKEGNEITLFDILGSNTDEVIDKVSFSINKDKIYNIIDKLSEREQKVLKWRYGLNSGDKKTQKEVADELGISRSYVSRIEKSVIKKVSKEFLATKDFSKTTGYPLN
- a CDS encoding adenine nucleotide alpha hydrolase family protein, which gives rise to MKCLKCENKAVFEIRRHRAAFCKEHYILHIQNQVAKAIKKFRMFPPKTKLLIAISGGKDSLALWDILLDLGYNVHGLYIDLGIDEYSKRSKEKSIDFKESRQATLHTISLEKIYGIGIGNISKKTSRKFCSICGIIKRYIMNKTALLGDYYAVITGHNLDDEAAALFGNLMGWQVDYLRRQHPNMPPKKGFARKVKPLCRLGEREMAAYCVLKNIDYIIEECPMSKGASSITYKEALNTLEAKSPGIKDHFYLGFLRGGQEYFKDTKDEKEDEEAELNPCEFCHQPTYAAGKCNFCKQMEKANIDPLKIHDEIKSKVTT
- a CDS encoding YqeG family HAD IIIA-type phosphatase → MKLKRLYPDLYLNSIYDIDFEKLKKNGIKGLITDLDNTLVAWNEEEISKKLGYWFEEVKKHNINICVVSNNSSSRVYNFARNFDIPAIPKAKKPRRKAFRKALEILKLSPSQAAVVGDQMFTDVLGGNRVGLFTILIRPIDEKEFIGTRFVRKIERQFLKNLN
- a CDS encoding MoaD/ThiS family protein — protein: MKIIMKRDNEIKELAGNKRVKDILKELDVNPESVLVIKDGETLTPDTIVKDDEEIEILSVVSGG
- a CDS encoding recombinase family protein translates to MSYNPTKRVGIYSRVSTEEQVEKGYSIPEQIQECKKRAKELYNECSVFEYVDDGISGEILERPGLENLLEDAKNGHIDIVIALNNDRLSRNTAIYAYVINEFNKYNVDLQYVNIKRENSPEGQFIDLILSATAEYDKKKILFNMSRGRRSKARQGKILRDYNIYGYYYDRENHNLKVNENEAQVVYEIWERYCFYNESINSIAKDLTRRRISTKTGKKIWHRQVVRQILLQTAYTGTFYANKWNTEGVKVSKLKRDTSERITMKKRDKNDWIPISCPNIVPKQWRQIVDSKLKNSRKKYGKNNAGKYLCSGIIKCGNCGVNMYGSKAKDWGRTVYVYYCKNNWSGAKNRCGRRIYMEKINNEVWKYIKNILYEPKIIIDKINEESNSIFEKQKKELAELEKSLKRINKNKTKLINFLKETDDKDIAEEIIKEKEKENEIKTQIEDVKRNIYYKEKENRKGRRVNSYRNIIQNYIEKEPEKLSSKERNSLARLLVKKVVVYGNYKVEIYGY
- a CDS encoding SpoIIE family protein phosphatase, producing MRESSEIDLFKNAIEAFNHPFLIINVEDYTILEANSASGIFKGEKTTCYALKHSRNKPCKKEICPLEIIKETKQPTTVEHIHYDDNGNQCIVEVHAYPIFGEDGKVIQIIEYIFDITERKRTEKSLIRFRNALDSSGDSIFIIAYPSFRLIDVNKTACIELGYEKEELLSLKFFDIKPYMSKEEIIDKFKEVMNCSIDIREGYQGVGCAETFETQHLRKDGSVFPVEVSIHVSDMTSESNELLFVATARDITERKEAELKLSEYAEKLETEFKRAKKIHERTFLSEIPKIEGVSLEAHFYPAQRLGGDFYNIIKVNNKLLIYLADVSGHGLDGTIITTFVKETIESYISFKPDKLDPKLILEHINKQYRKDNYPYDYFLCIFLAVLDLDTFELCYTGTGMQFTPLVRLGNGEIITLNNEGLPISSAVPAKFVDFTPSTIKLSPGSTVLFFTDGIAEQEGNKSIYEENLKEIFYSKGNLPPEVLKHIINDDFCKFNNGSLQGEDDITYVIMQLESGDKKEYSFEFKSDKSQLDKLSSEVYPIINAFSKENVSFQGLYELVTNAIEHGNKENAKKKVYIDIIITGEYIVAIVEDEGKGFDWLEKKTAPLDLEHSGERGRGIILTQMLCDSLYYNEKGNKAFLIMETK